The following proteins come from a genomic window of Yinghuangia sp. ASG 101:
- a CDS encoding C40 family peptidase, producing MKALRVAASGCLAAVLLGLAVLAALITLVVKVALLPLGVFGGAGTDSAAGAAAPSASALADIPPGYLSLYQQAAATCPGLPWTVLAAIGKVESDHGRAPSLVSSAGALGPMQFLPATWTSYGAGGDIWNPNDAIPAAARYLCASGARDGKDMRGAVFAYNHAGWYVDNVLAQAAAYTAPAPATNTAPGAPGSAAQTAIAFAQAAIGTPYLWGGDGPVEGGFDCSGLTKAAYAAAGVTLPRVAQDQYAAGPQVPYGAPLMPGDLVFYGTASNIHHVGLYVGDGKMIDAPFTGALVRLERFRWVGDDYYGATRPGNQKVSP from the coding sequence GTGAAGGCCCTGCGCGTCGCCGCCAGCGGGTGCCTGGCCGCGGTGCTCCTCGGCCTCGCGGTCCTCGCCGCGCTGATCACCCTCGTCGTCAAGGTCGCCCTGCTGCCGCTCGGCGTCTTCGGCGGCGCGGGCACGGACAGCGCGGCCGGTGCCGCCGCGCCGAGCGCGAGCGCGCTCGCGGACATCCCGCCCGGGTACCTGTCCCTCTACCAGCAAGCGGCGGCGACCTGCCCCGGACTGCCGTGGACGGTGCTCGCCGCGATCGGCAAGGTCGAGTCCGACCACGGCCGCGCCCCGAGCCTCGTGTCGAGCGCGGGCGCCCTCGGGCCGATGCAGTTCTTGCCCGCCACGTGGACGAGTTACGGCGCGGGCGGCGACATCTGGAACCCGAACGACGCCATACCCGCCGCCGCCCGCTACCTGTGCGCGTCCGGCGCCCGCGACGGCAAGGACATGCGTGGGGCGGTGTTCGCGTACAATCACGCCGGCTGGTACGTCGACAACGTCCTCGCCCAGGCCGCCGCCTACACCGCACCCGCCCCGGCCACCAATACCGCGCCGGGGGCGCCCGGTTCGGCCGCGCAGACGGCGATCGCGTTCGCCCAAGCGGCAATCGGCACCCCTTATCTATGGGGCGGGGACGGCCCGGTCGAGGGCGGCTTCGACTGCTCCGGCCTGACCAAGGCCGCCTACGCCGCCGCCGGCGTCACCCTCCCGCGCGTCGCCCAGGACCAGTACGCCGCAGGACCCCAAGTCCCCTACGGCGCGCCGCTCATGCCAGGGGACCTCGTCTTCTACGGCACCGCGAGCAACATCCACCACGTCGGCCTCTACGTCGGCGACGGCAAGATGATCGACGCGCCGTTCACCGGGGCTCTGGTTCGCCTGGAGCGGTTCCGGTGGGTCGGCGACGACTACTACGGCGCGACCAGACCCGGCAACCAAAAGGTTTCGCCGTGA
- a CDS encoding replication-relaxation family protein, translating to MTPDTAPDTAAAARPPVRAAAAAAQLAGRLTARDWWLIEMLHTHRVLTSTQILRLAYTARRTANARLRRLADHGVLDTFRPLQPTGSAPAHWVLGPAGAAVLAARRGTTVRELPWRGGDMTHTAHSTRLAHTVEANEVMVRLAAEHRTHPGRELLLWLPPHTCAHLWGDWIRPDAYGLHHDTTDTAPGRAQTAHAPRTRTRAPEPAPDPAPDPVPGVPEEPGAYPVGRVTGFFLEYDRGTEPAWRVAAKLDGYAAHAAGTRTRTPVLIHTPTPAREHLLRTRLAATAADLDLPVATTSAHLTPAAQPAHLTRYDHDTYPTAADPVWHPLTPTRYPAARHHGGRLRLADLAEHFGPLTPALDTTTPDADAYEPAPDWTAVPPLPPSAGGTP from the coding sequence ATGACACCCGACACCGCTCCCGACACGGCCGCCGCCGCACGCCCGCCGGTGCGGGCCGCCGCCGCGGCGGCCCAGCTCGCCGGACGGCTCACCGCGCGGGACTGGTGGCTCATCGAGATGCTCCACACCCACCGCGTCCTGACCTCCACCCAGATCCTGCGGCTCGCCTACACCGCCCGCCGCACCGCCAACGCCCGCCTGCGCCGCCTCGCCGACCACGGCGTCCTCGACACGTTCCGCCCCCTCCAGCCCACCGGGTCCGCCCCCGCACACTGGGTCCTCGGCCCCGCCGGCGCCGCCGTCCTCGCCGCACGCCGCGGCACCACCGTCCGCGAACTGCCCTGGCGCGGCGGCGACATGACCCACACCGCGCACTCCACCCGCCTCGCCCACACCGTCGAAGCCAACGAGGTCATGGTCCGCCTCGCCGCCGAACACCGCACCCACCCAGGCCGCGAACTCCTCCTGTGGCTCCCGCCCCACACCTGCGCGCACCTGTGGGGCGACTGGATCCGCCCCGACGCCTACGGCCTCCACCACGACACCACCGACACCGCGCCCGGCCGGGCGCAGACCGCTCACGCACCCCGAACGCGTACCCGCGCACCCGAGCCCGCACCCGACCCTGCACCCGACCCGGTGCCCGGCGTACCCGAGGAGCCGGGCGCGTACCCGGTAGGGCGGGTGACCGGGTTCTTCCTGGAGTACGACCGCGGCACCGAACCCGCCTGGCGCGTCGCCGCGAAACTCGACGGGTACGCCGCCCACGCCGCAGGCACCCGCACCCGCACCCCCGTCCTCATCCACACCCCCACCCCGGCCCGCGAACACCTCCTGCGCACCCGCCTCGCCGCCACTGCCGCCGACCTCGACCTGCCCGTCGCCACCACCAGCGCCCACCTCACCCCCGCCGCACAACCCGCCCACCTGACCCGCTACGACCACGACACCTACCCCACCGCCGCCGACCCGGTCTGGCACCCCCTCACCCCCACCCGGTACCCCGCCGCCCGACACCACGGCGGCCGGCTCCGCCTCGCCGACCTGGCCGAACACTTCGGCCCCCTCACCCCCGCGCTGGACACCACCACCCCAGACGCCGACGCGTATGAGCCCGCCCCCGACTGGACCGCGGTCCCACCGCTGCCGCCGTCCGCAGGCGGGACACCGTGA
- a CDS encoding type IV secretion system DNA-binding domain-containing protein, translating to MLPNPTEHLSGIDSVAAESGGPLGRFLTDPTSWWTALGHTLARTLAAWPWWAPPLVAALTLAAVVRARVLAGRARRFADGARCVAVLAPPTVDPAGGVMLWAHLAGLARPWWRRLLEGQPHLAFEYAFAARGLAVRIWVPTGVPVALVRRAVEAAWPGAHTRTGPADAVCPPGHTVEAGGLRLARPEVLPLRFDHPADPLRPLLQAATGLDADETATVQILARPAAGARLRRARRASRRVKAGQSPHRLRAILDLLRHAPSRAAATKLDPAHAAELRQLVAKSAGPQWEVALRYAATRPAPAQAEDTDGDPGAVALAKSARPAGTGGPLEALLRTRVHALATAMTVFADRNWLARTRLRRPAPVLDERRFPGRGFLLSVPELAALAHLPLDPDAPGVARAGARAVMPPSSIPAPGSGDGVKPLGRADAGHPRPVGVHTADARHHLHVVGATGCGKSTLLAHMILADAEAGRGAVVIDPKGDLVTELLARLPESAADRLVVLDPDDPHAPPRMNVLDSGGTSVDMVVDNITGIFRRIFPAFWGPRTDDVMRAACLTLLRTPPVGTPATLADVPRLLDDEVYRRRTVARLDPNEKVLRGFWAWYEQLSDPARAAVTGPLMNKLRAFLLRSFVHQTVAAGDSTFDLASALDGGIVLARLPKGVLGEETVRLLGSFVVAKTWQAAAARARTREHQRRDAVLVVDECHNFLTLAYPLEDMLAEARGYRLGLVLAHQHLAQLTPDLREGISANARNKVYFTASPEDARALQQHTKPTLTEHDLAHLGGYQAAARLLVDGAETTAFTLTTRPLPPAIPGRTRALRDAAHRHAGPHTHPSGTPPHPGGHP from the coding sequence ATGCTGCCGAACCCCACCGAGCATCTCTCGGGTATCGACTCGGTCGCGGCGGAATCGGGCGGGCCGCTCGGCCGGTTCCTCACCGACCCGACCTCCTGGTGGACCGCCCTTGGCCACACCCTCGCCCGGACGCTCGCCGCCTGGCCGTGGTGGGCCCCGCCGCTCGTCGCCGCGCTCACCCTTGCCGCCGTGGTCCGCGCCCGGGTCCTGGCGGGCCGCGCCCGGCGGTTCGCGGACGGGGCGCGGTGCGTCGCCGTGCTCGCGCCGCCGACCGTCGACCCGGCGGGCGGGGTGATGCTGTGGGCGCACCTGGCGGGGCTCGCCCGCCCCTGGTGGCGGCGCCTCCTGGAGGGGCAGCCGCACCTCGCCTTCGAATACGCCTTCGCCGCACGCGGGTTGGCCGTGCGGATCTGGGTCCCGACCGGGGTGCCGGTCGCGCTGGTGCGGCGTGCGGTCGAGGCGGCCTGGCCCGGCGCGCACACCCGCACCGGACCCGCCGACGCGGTGTGCCCGCCCGGCCACACCGTCGAGGCCGGGGGGCTGCGCCTGGCCCGGCCGGAGGTGCTGCCGCTGCGCTTCGACCACCCGGCCGACCCCCTGCGCCCCCTGTTGCAGGCTGCGACCGGCCTCGACGCCGACGAGACCGCGACCGTGCAGATCCTCGCCCGGCCGGCCGCCGGCGCCCGGCTGCGCCGCGCCCGACGCGCCTCCCGCCGGGTCAAGGCCGGGCAGTCCCCGCACCGCCTGCGCGCCATCCTCGACCTGCTGCGGCATGCCCCCTCCCGCGCGGCGGCCACCAAACTCGACCCCGCCCACGCCGCCGAACTGCGCCAACTCGTCGCCAAATCCGCCGGACCGCAGTGGGAGGTCGCGCTCCGCTACGCGGCCACCCGCCCCGCACCCGCACAGGCCGAGGACACCGACGGAGACCCGGGCGCCGTCGCCCTCGCCAAATCCGCGCGTCCGGCCGGAACCGGCGGGCCGCTCGAAGCGTTGCTGCGGACCCGGGTGCATGCGCTCGCGACCGCGATGACCGTGTTCGCGGACCGCAACTGGCTCGCCCGCACCCGCCTGCGCCGCCCCGCACCCGTGTTGGACGAACGTCGCTTCCCCGGACGGGGGTTCCTGCTGTCGGTCCCGGAACTGGCCGCGCTGGCGCACCTGCCGCTGGACCCGGACGCCCCAGGTGTTGCCCGCGCCGGCGCCCGCGCGGTCATGCCGCCCTCCAGCATCCCCGCCCCCGGATCCGGTGACGGGGTCAAGCCGCTCGGCCGCGCCGACGCCGGACACCCCCGCCCGGTCGGCGTGCACACCGCCGACGCCCGGCACCACCTGCACGTCGTCGGCGCGACCGGTTGCGGCAAATCCACCCTCCTCGCGCACATGATCCTCGCCGACGCGGAGGCCGGACGCGGCGCCGTGGTCATCGACCCCAAAGGCGACCTCGTCACCGAACTCCTCGCCCGACTACCCGAATCGGCGGCCGACCGCCTTGTCGTGCTCGACCCGGACGACCCGCACGCGCCGCCGAGAATGAACGTCCTGGACAGCGGCGGCACGTCGGTCGACATGGTCGTCGACAACATCACGGGCATTTTCCGGCGGATCTTCCCCGCGTTCTGGGGACCCAGGACCGACGATGTGATGCGCGCGGCGTGCCTCACCCTTCTGCGGACCCCGCCGGTCGGCACGCCGGCCACTCTCGCGGACGTTCCCCGCCTCCTCGACGACGAGGTGTACCGCCGCCGGACCGTCGCCCGCCTCGACCCGAACGAGAAGGTGCTGCGCGGGTTCTGGGCCTGGTACGAACAGCTCTCCGACCCCGCCCGCGCCGCCGTCACCGGACCCCTGATGAACAAACTCCGGGCGTTCTTGTTGAGATCGTTCGTCCACCAGACCGTCGCCGCCGGCGACTCCACCTTCGACCTCGCGTCCGCGCTCGACGGCGGCATCGTTCTGGCGCGGCTGCCCAAGGGCGTCCTCGGCGAGGAAACCGTCCGCCTGCTCGGGTCGTTCGTCGTCGCCAAGACCTGGCAGGCCGCCGCCGCCCGCGCCCGCACCCGCGAGCACCAGCGCCGCGACGCGGTCCTCGTCGTCGACGAATGCCACAACTTCCTCACGTTGGCGTACCCGCTCGAAGACATGCTCGCCGAGGCGCGCGGCTACCGCCTCGGACTCGTGTTGGCGCACCAGCACCTCGCCCAGCTCACGCCCGACCTGCGCGAGGGGATCTCCGCGAACGCCCGCAACAAGGTGTACTTCACCGCCTCGCCCGAAGACGCCCGCGCGCTGCAGCAGCACACCAAACCCACCCTGACCGAGCACGACCTCGCGCACCTCGGCGGCTACCAGGCCGCCGCCCGCCTCCTCGTCGACGGCGCCGAGACCACCGCGTTCACCCTCACCACCCGCCCCCTCCCACCCGCGATCCCCGGCCGCACCCGCGCCCTGCGCGACGCCGCCCACCGCCACGCCGGACCCCACACCCACCCATCCGGGACCCCGCCGCACCCAGGAGGTCACCCATGA
- a CDS encoding VirB4 family type IV secretion system protein has protein sequence MGPDAVEVRPRFVAVGDQLAATLVVTGYPAEVSPGWLEPLLSYPGRVDVTVHIDPVPVPVAAQRLRRQRARLESTRRAEYGRGKLDDPETEAAAADAADLAYRVARGEGRLFSVGLYLTVHADDEETLAEELASVRAVAESLLLRVAPATFRSLRGWLTTLPFGLDLLGVRRTFDTAALAACFPFTSPDLPPADPVAGGVTDTAVLYGANTASTSLVLWDRFAADNHNSVTLARSGAGKSYLTKLDLLRSLYQGVDALVVDPEGEYTRLADAVGGTVVRVGAPGVRLNPFDLPDALTAGADALTRRALFAHTVLAVLLGGDVTAGERAVLDTAILAAYRGAGITADPRTWARPAPHLADLQGVLDAHGTAPGRDLAARLAPFTTGSWAGLFDGPTTTQPTGHLVVFDLRDLADELKTAGMLLTLDAVWGQVANPRDRRRRLVVVDEAWLLMREGEGAKFLFRMAKAARKHQAGLAVVTQDAADVLGSDLGQAVVANAATQVLMRQAPQAIGAVADSFGLSAGEAEFLLSAPRGEGLLLAGSHRASFAALASDAEDALCRGLEFAASEPGADTPFGGLGYGDTDDDL, from the coding sequence TTGGGGCCGGACGCGGTCGAGGTCCGCCCCCGGTTCGTCGCCGTCGGCGACCAGCTCGCCGCCACCCTCGTCGTCACCGGGTACCCCGCCGAGGTCAGCCCCGGCTGGCTGGAGCCGCTGCTGTCCTACCCCGGGCGCGTGGACGTGACCGTGCACATCGACCCGGTTCCGGTGCCCGTCGCGGCGCAGCGGTTGCGGCGGCAGCGGGCGCGGTTGGAGTCGACGCGGCGGGCGGAGTACGGGCGCGGCAAACTCGACGACCCCGAGACCGAAGCCGCCGCGGCCGACGCCGCCGACCTGGCGTACCGGGTCGCACGCGGCGAAGGCCGGTTGTTCTCCGTCGGCCTCTACTTGACCGTCCACGCCGACGACGAGGAAACCCTCGCCGAGGAGTTGGCGTCGGTCCGCGCGGTCGCCGAGTCGCTCTTGCTGCGGGTGGCCCCGGCGACGTTTCGGTCGTTGCGTGGGTGGTTGACGACGCTGCCGTTCGGCCTCGACCTGCTGGGGGTGCGCCGCACGTTCGACACCGCCGCGTTGGCGGCGTGCTTCCCGTTCACCAGCCCTGACCTGCCCCCCGCCGACCCCGTCGCGGGCGGCGTCACCGACACGGCGGTACTGTACGGCGCGAACACTGCGTCGACCTCTTTGGTGTTGTGGGACCGGTTCGCGGCCGACAACCACAACTCCGTGACCCTCGCGCGGTCCGGTGCGGGGAAGTCGTACCTGACGAAACTCGACCTGCTGCGGTCCCTCTACCAGGGCGTCGACGCGCTCGTCGTCGACCCGGAAGGCGAGTACACCCGCCTCGCCGACGCGGTCGGCGGGACGGTGGTGCGCGTCGGCGCGCCCGGCGTCAGGTTGAACCCGTTCGACCTGCCCGACGCGCTGACGGCCGGGGCGGACGCGCTGACCCGCCGCGCGCTGTTCGCGCACACCGTCCTCGCGGTCCTGCTCGGCGGTGACGTCACCGCAGGCGAGCGGGCCGTACTCGACACCGCGATCCTGGCCGCCTACCGCGGCGCGGGCATCACCGCCGACCCGCGCACCTGGGCCCGCCCGGCACCGCATCTCGCCGACCTGCAAGGCGTGTTGGACGCCCACGGCACCGCCCCGGGCCGGGATCTCGCGGCGCGGCTGGCGCCGTTCACGACCGGGTCGTGGGCCGGGCTGTTCGACGGGCCGACCACCACGCAGCCCACCGGGCATCTGGTCGTGTTCGACCTGCGGGACCTGGCCGATGAGCTGAAGACCGCCGGGATGCTGCTCACGTTGGACGCGGTGTGGGGGCAGGTCGCGAACCCCCGCGACCGCCGGCGCCGCCTGGTCGTCGTCGACGAGGCGTGGCTGCTGATGCGCGAAGGCGAAGGCGCCAAGTTCCTGTTCCGCATGGCGAAAGCCGCGCGCAAGCACCAGGCCGGGCTCGCGGTCGTCACCCAGGACGCCGCCGACGTCCTCGGCTCGGACCTCGGCCAGGCGGTCGTCGCCAACGCGGCCACGCAGGTGCTCATGCGCCAGGCTCCCCAGGCGATCGGTGCGGTCGCCGACTCCTTCGGACTCTCGGCCGGGGAGGCGGAGTTCCTGCTGTCCGCGCCGCGCGGCGAGGGGCTGCTGCTCGCCGGGTCGCACCGCGCCTCGTTCGCCGCGCTGGCCTCGGATGCCGAGGACGCGCTGTGCCGGGGCCTGGAGTTCGCCGCGTCCGAGCCGGGAGCCGACACGCCGTTCGGCGGTCTCGGATACGGCGACACCGACGACGACCTGTAA
- a CDS encoding PrgI family protein — protein sequence MTQPPYLDDGATAPVRIPAIEQDDRILGPFTARQAAWLTAVFLLLWAGWLLTRSLVPGVVYLACAAPLAAVGTVAGFTRRDARHLDQWLLAVFRHARAPKRLAPAPDTPTSYPDWIDPELTRQAGPDPAPLALPADDVDETGVLRLGKDGAAALAVCGTVNFALRTSPEQAALVGAFARWLNAATGPVQILATARPVDLSGHVHALRERAGGLPHPALEDAALDHADFLDRLADGRDLLERRVVLALREPGRTHAAADRAAGRAQEAARALAAAELAVRPLDARQTAAILAAALDPNTRPVDSHHDHTPPTVIGGTP from the coding sequence ATGACCCAGCCCCCCTACCTCGACGACGGCGCGACCGCGCCCGTGCGCATCCCCGCGATCGAACAGGACGACCGGATCCTGGGCCCGTTCACCGCCCGCCAGGCCGCCTGGCTCACCGCCGTGTTCCTGCTGCTGTGGGCCGGGTGGCTCCTCACCCGCAGCCTGGTGCCCGGCGTGGTGTACCTGGCGTGCGCCGCACCCCTCGCCGCCGTGGGCACGGTCGCGGGGTTCACCCGCCGCGACGCGCGGCACCTGGACCAGTGGCTGCTCGCCGTGTTCCGGCACGCCCGCGCCCCCAAACGCCTCGCCCCCGCCCCCGACACCCCGACCTCCTACCCCGACTGGATCGACCCCGAGCTGACCCGCCAGGCCGGCCCCGACCCCGCACCTTTGGCCCTGCCCGCCGACGACGTCGACGAGACCGGAGTCCTGCGGCTCGGCAAGGACGGCGCGGCGGCGCTCGCGGTATGCGGCACCGTCAACTTCGCCCTGCGCACCAGCCCGGAACAGGCCGCCCTCGTGGGCGCGTTCGCCCGCTGGCTGAACGCCGCCACCGGACCCGTGCAGATCCTCGCGACCGCCCGGCCCGTCGACCTGTCCGGCCACGTGCACGCGTTGCGCGAGCGCGCGGGCGGGCTTCCGCACCCCGCGCTGGAGGACGCGGCACTCGACCACGCCGACTTCCTCGACCGCCTCGCCGACGGCCGCGACCTGCTGGAACGCCGCGTCGTCCTCGCCCTACGCGAACCCGGCCGCACCCACGCGGCGGCCGACCGCGCCGCAGGCCGCGCCCAGGAGGCCGCTCGCGCCTTGGCCGCCGCCGAGCTGGCGGTCCGCCCACTGGACGCGCGGCAGACCGCGGCGATCCTGGCCGCCGCCCTGGACCCGAACACCCGCCCGGTCGACAGCCACCACGACCACACCCCGCCCACCGTCATCGGAGGAACACCGTGA
- a CDS encoding pilin, whose translation MRLRFRRVLWPTVPAAVLLALADVQSAYAVNSIPVVIENTRNWITGILAATATLFLTIGGLRYLLAGGDPGEVEKAKSALKAAAIGYMLAVLAPIILQILQGFVGDTTPTAPEAPPPVV comes from the coding sequence ATGCGACTTCGCTTCCGCCGCGTGCTGTGGCCGACCGTGCCCGCCGCGGTGCTGCTGGCCCTCGCGGACGTCCAGTCCGCGTACGCGGTCAACTCGATCCCGGTGGTGATCGAGAACACGAGGAACTGGATCACCGGGATCCTCGCCGCGACCGCGACACTGTTTTTGACGATCGGCGGGCTGCGGTACCTGCTCGCGGGCGGGGACCCGGGCGAGGTGGAGAAGGCCAAGTCCGCGCTGAAGGCCGCCGCGATCGGCTACATGCTCGCCGTCCTCGCCCCGATCATTTTGCAGATCCTCCAGGGCTTCGTCGGCGACACCACCCCGACCGCGCCCGAAGCGCCGCCGCCGGTCGTGTGA